In Thiospirochaeta perfilievii, a single window of DNA contains:
- the yfcE gene encoding phosphodiesterase → MDFFVISDIHGSSAALEKALNIYKKGNFESIIICGDILYHGARNPLPEGYNPRGVIDLLNEVKGEIIAIRGNCESEVDQMVLDFPITGDYSYLYNGSRKIFITHGHKYSKESLPPLKDGSIFLYGHTHIPDGSCLDGIYSLNPGSITLPKGDFPASYAILTSTKWEVRNLMDSSLILSCIFN, encoded by the coding sequence ATGGATTTTTTTGTAATATCCGATATTCATGGTAGTAGTGCCGCTTTAGAAAAAGCGTTAAATATATATAAAAAAGGTAACTTTGAGAGTATTATAATATGTGGAGATATTCTTTATCACGGGGCTCGAAACCCACTACCTGAGGGGTATAATCCAAGGGGAGTCATAGATCTATTAAATGAAGTTAAAGGTGAGATAATAGCTATTCGAGGTAATTGTGAAAGTGAGGTGGACCAGATGGTTTTAGATTTTCCCATAACAGGGGACTACTCATACCTATATAATGGTTCTAGAAAGATATTTATAACCCATGGACATAAATACTCTAAAGAGAGTCTTCCTCCATTAAAAGATGGGTCAATCTTTTTATATGGTCATACTCATATCCCAGATGGCAGTTGTCTGGATGGGATTTATAGTTTAAATCCAGGTTCCATCACCCTTCCAAAGGGGGATTTTCCTGCAAGTTATGCTATTTTAACTTCCACAAAATGGGAAGTTCGGAATTTAATGGATTCCAGTTTAATATTATCCTGTATATTTAACTAA
- a CDS encoding TetR/AcrR family transcriptional regulator, which yields MPKIVDHEERKRDIMEMALAIFIEEGYSNTKLANIADKCCIARTTLYQYFGNKDDIFKYAIKTFTDSLQVDYKTLGQREDINPDEKLEMIIMDIIDVCFTRRELLFLLLEFLIQVKSEGRRFARSLNRRTIRIRKLFSRIISDGIKMDMFKDLHIPSMTDILVSQIESIVVQLSLTEQSTREENIIRMKCVIDCFRK from the coding sequence TTGCCAAAAATAGTAGATCATGAAGAGAGGAAAAGAGACATTATGGAGATGGCTCTAGCTATCTTTATAGAGGAGGGGTACTCAAATACTAAATTGGCTAATATTGCTGATAAGTGTTGTATTGCGAGAACTACTCTGTATCAATATTTTGGCAATAAAGATGATATTTTCAAGTATGCTATAAAAACTTTTACAGACTCCCTACAGGTAGATTATAAAACCCTAGGACAGAGAGAGGATATCAATCCTGACGAAAAACTAGAGATGATAATTATGGACATTATAGATGTCTGTTTTACAAGAAGAGAACTTCTATTTTTACTTCTTGAGTTTTTAATTCAAGTAAAGAGTGAGGGGCGGCGGTTTGCCAGAAGTCTAAACAGAAGGACTATTAGAATAAGAAAGTTATTCTCTAGAATTATTAGTGATGGAATAAAAATGGATATGTTTAAGGATTTACACATACCGAGTATGACAGATATATTGGTAAGCCAGATAGAGTCTATTGTAGTTCAGTTGTCTCTTACAGAACAATCCACAAGGGAAGAGAATATAATACGTATGAAGTGTGTTATAGACTGTTTTAGAAAATAA
- the yihA gene encoding ribosome biogenesis GTP-binding protein YihA/YsxC translates to MLNFNKAKFTTAFSAKSKPPEDRFIEVAFAGRSNAGKSSSLNTLTGQKKLARTSSKPGRTQQINFFGIDDKRFLVDLPGYGYAAVSKSLKQEWQGLMEGFLRSRQSLRGVVIIMDIRHPLKENDIQMIEWCDERALPMHLVLTKADKLKKNKINQTLFSVQKSVSDIKTDISVQVFSSETRLGLPELKSKISNWMKA, encoded by the coding sequence ATGTTAAATTTTAACAAAGCCAAGTTTACCACTGCTTTTAGTGCAAAATCAAAACCACCAGAAGATCGGTTTATAGAGGTTGCATTTGCAGGACGATCAAACGCAGGAAAGTCTAGTTCACTAAATACATTAACTGGGCAGAAGAAGTTAGCTCGAACTAGTAGTAAACCAGGAAGAACTCAACAGATAAATTTCTTTGGTATAGACGATAAAAGGTTTCTTGTCGACCTACCAGGATATGGATATGCCGCAGTTTCAAAGAGTTTAAAACAGGAGTGGCAGGGGTTAATGGAGGGCTTTTTACGAAGTCGTCAAAGTCTAAGAGGTGTAGTTATTATTATGGATATTAGACACCCCTTAAAAGAGAATGATATTCAGATGATAGAGTGGTGTGATGAAAGAGCACTTCCAATGCATCTAGTCTTAACAAAGGCTGATAAGCTTAAAAAAAATAAGATCAATCAGACACTATTTTCGGTTCAAAAATCAGTATCAGATATTAAAACTGATATTTCCGTTCAGGTATTCTCTTCGGAGACCCGTCTTGGACTCCCAGAATTAAAGTCAAAAATAAGTAATTGGATGAAAGCATAG
- a CDS encoding WG repeat-containing protein codes for MIKRVVIILLIFFTLSCQKQLIRVSNDKGIIYINSSGKVVIDKSFKKGSEFSESLCSVSLDGESWGYINKLGEEVIPYRYQGALDFSQGLAAVLLDNKWGFINKNGVLVIPYKFRSATSFNNGVSRVELLDKTLFIDKRGEVIYSSPYSYIGLFKEDLAPFMSDNKFGYVNILGEVIISAEFSYAGDFSQGLAPVFKGKRAGYIDKSGEWVTEDVYSYVTGFSNGLAYVEGNSLKGYINTKGVIVIKTEYDYSYPFFNNLARVVDNGKHGFIDRSGRLIIKPTWDFAKDFSFGLTTVYIDNRPMVINTKGEVIYNLSHERDNNN; via the coding sequence TTGATAAAGAGAGTTGTAATTATTCTACTTATTTTTTTTACTCTAAGTTGCCAAAAGCAGTTAATTAGAGTTTCAAATGATAAGGGAATTATTTATATCAACTCTAGTGGTAAAGTCGTAATTGATAAATCCTTTAAAAAGGGTAGTGAGTTTAGTGAGTCCCTCTGTTCTGTGTCATTAGATGGAGAGAGTTGGGGTTACATTAATAAATTGGGGGAAGAGGTTATTCCGTATAGATATCAAGGTGCTTTGGATTTCTCCCAGGGGTTAGCTGCAGTACTTTTAGATAATAAATGGGGTTTCATCAATAAAAATGGTGTATTGGTTATACCATATAAGTTCAGAAGTGCAACATCCTTTAATAATGGAGTATCTAGGGTTGAGTTATTAGATAAAACCCTTTTTATAGATAAGAGGGGGGAAGTTATATACAGTTCTCCCTACAGCTACATTGGACTCTTTAAGGAGGATTTAGCTCCCTTTATGTCAGATAATAAATTTGGTTATGTTAATATTTTAGGGGAAGTAATTATAAGTGCTGAATTTAGTTATGCTGGAGATTTCAGTCAGGGTCTTGCCCCAGTTTTTAAGGGTAAAAGAGCTGGTTATATAGATAAATCAGGAGAGTGGGTAACAGAAGATGTCTATAGCTATGTGACAGGGTTCTCCAATGGATTAGCCTATGTCGAGGGTAATAGTTTAAAGGGTTATATAAACACTAAAGGGGTTATAGTTATTAAAACCGAGTATGACTACTCCTACCCCTTTTTTAATAACCTAGCAAGGGTTGTAGATAATGGTAAGCATGGCTTTATAGATCGATCAGGAAGACTTATAATTAAACCTACCTGGGATTTTGCTAAAGATTTTTCTTTTGGATTAACAACAGTTTATATAGATAATAGACCCATGGTTATTAATACAAAGGGAGAAGTAATATATAATTTAAGTCATGAAAGAGATAACAATAATTAA
- the pyrC gene encoding dihydroorotase produces MKEITIIKPDDFHIHLRQGEDLKAYLKDSAKQFKRGIVMPNTIPPVVSVKDVEDYREFITALEPGFEPLMTFKILPNTNPNIIKELKDCGVLAGKYYPAGATTNSGDGLTDWTVMRPVLKEMERTGMILSIHGEVPDSFILDREKDFLPIIKDINREFPDLKIILEHVSSEAGINFIKSCPNNIAGTISLHHLLLTIEDVVNNINNKCMPIPKLPQDRLAIQKAAFSGEKKFFFGSDSAPHKRVDKITIKPKAGVYTAPVLLPKLVELFSNNGVLNLLENFTSKFGAEFYGLPINSETITLINKSMEVPEDINGVVPFLAGEKISWSLK; encoded by the coding sequence ATGAAAGAGATAACAATAATTAAACCAGATGATTTCCATATACATTTACGACAGGGTGAAGATTTAAAAGCCTATTTAAAAGATAGCGCTAAACAGTTTAAAAGAGGGATTGTTATGCCAAACACCATACCTCCTGTTGTTTCAGTTAAAGATGTTGAAGATTATAGAGAGTTTATTACAGCCCTAGAGCCAGGGTTTGAACCTCTGATGACATTTAAAATACTACCAAATACTAATCCAAATATAATAAAAGAGTTAAAGGATTGTGGGGTTTTGGCAGGAAAATACTACCCTGCTGGTGCTACTACCAACTCTGGGGATGGTTTAACAGATTGGACTGTTATGAGACCTGTTCTTAAAGAGATGGAGAGGACCGGGATGATCCTAAGTATTCATGGGGAGGTTCCAGACTCATTTATTTTAGATAGAGAGAAGGATTTTCTACCTATTATTAAGGATATAAATAGAGAGTTTCCAGATTTAAAGATAATTTTAGAGCATGTATCTTCAGAAGCTGGAATTAATTTTATTAAATCCTGCCCCAATAATATAGCTGGTACAATTTCCCTGCACCATCTACTGTTAACAATTGAAGATGTTGTAAATAATATTAACAACAAGTGTATGCCTATACCAAAACTACCTCAGGATAGGTTAGCAATTCAGAAGGCTGCATTTTCAGGGGAGAAGAAGTTCTTTTTTGGCTCTGACAGTGCCCCACATAAAAGAGTCGATAAAATTACAATCAAGCCTAAAGCTGGAGTATATACTGCCCCTGTTTTACTACCTAAGTTAGTTGAACTATTTAGTAATAATGGAGTTCTAAACCTTCTAGAAAACTTTACATCAAAATTTGGTGCAGAGTTTTATGGACTACCAATAAACAGTGAGACTATAACTTTAATTAATAAAAGTATGGAAGTTCCAGAAGACATAAATGGAGTTGTTCCCTTTTTAGCTGGAGAGAAGATATCCTGGAGTTTAAAATAG
- a CDS encoding endonuclease III domain-containing protein, whose translation MSKIDEIFSILEIEVKKYQVPVVDLIKVQTGSAFKILVATILSARTNDRTTAEVSSRLFNFVDCADDFDKFSQDEIADLIYPVGFYKNKAQYLKQLPRALNTNFNGIIPRTIDELITLPGVGRKTANLVLAQAFEIPAICVDVHVHRILNRIDYIRTKTPFETEMRLRKKLPKKYWLRVNTIFVMFGQYLCRPISPKCEICPISHLCARRSVKK comes from the coding sequence GTGTCTAAAATTGATGAAATTTTTTCTATATTAGAGATAGAAGTAAAAAAATACCAAGTTCCAGTTGTTGACTTGATTAAAGTTCAAACAGGGTCGGCATTTAAGATTTTAGTGGCAACTATACTTTCTGCTCGTACAAATGATAGAACCACTGCAGAAGTATCAAGTAGGCTTTTTAATTTTGTAGATTGTGCCGATGACTTTGATAAATTTAGTCAAGATGAGATTGCAGATTTAATTTACCCTGTAGGATTTTATAAAAATAAAGCCCAATATCTAAAACAACTACCACGTGCTTTAAATACTAACTTTAATGGGATAATCCCTAGAACTATAGATGAACTAATAACTCTACCTGGGGTAGGGCGTAAAACTGCAAATTTAGTTTTAGCCCAAGCTTTTGAGATTCCAGCTATCTGTGTTGATGTTCATGTACATAGAATACTAAATAGAATTGATTATATAAGAACAAAAACTCCCTTTGAAACAGAGATGAGACTTAGGAAAAAACTTCCAAAGAAGTATTGGCTTAGGGTTAACACTATTTTTGTAATGTTTGGCCAATACCTCTGCAGGCCTATTAGCCCAAAATGTGAAATTTGCCCAATATCCCATCTTTGTGCTAGAAGGTCTGTTAAAAAGTAG
- a CDS encoding methyl-accepting chemotaxis protein, translating to MKIRTKLLSLIVIMIVSTSISTGIYAGFNLYTKKIDAEKNILQLYRNSIKKSHTELFRFLLDAFEIKEQREEFENSLKEQKKIYEQVNNITLLSKIDKNVSQAIDNIKNLQDYQNGGLTKFNNATDELLKVVEDIMKSSDKFVLNTLNTSTGGFAERDISKLKFYVSKMKRELYALEIGYQTSVNIIDDQYAIIDSKIKSFERLGNTLSIILYVTILAFSFFIASLIAGKISKSIGSINKSLSIMASGDLQNEIYVKSKDELSTLSKEMNTFQDGLNDSINKIKDYSHKNEIIQDELINTVTETSSSSEEISANINSVEKQIITLNNNIFQSSNKVNQISEFTNNLNSHISDQMAMVEESTASITQMIASISSVSNLTDKNQDIMQRLQETAKEGDSQINETTDIIEEINSSVQNIGAMAEVIQNISDQTNLLAMNAAIEAAHAGDAGKGFAVVADEIRKLSEASTLSSNDISKNLKDIIKKFERASISGINTREAFGNIYGNIKDASNSLLEISSSTSELNIGGKQILEAMDNLSDISSEVHNQSVSVKASATAVRESMVEVSNISNTVTDAMAEVNIGFQEIQNSIAGLEKISNDVGYVSRDLNKEVENFKTKK from the coding sequence ATGAAAATCAGAACAAAACTTCTATCACTAATTGTAATTATGATTGTTTCAACATCAATATCAACTGGAATTTATGCAGGATTTAACTTATATACTAAGAAAATAGATGCAGAAAAAAATATACTACAGCTTTATAGAAACAGCATTAAGAAATCCCATACCGAGTTATTTAGGTTTTTACTAGATGCTTTCGAGATAAAAGAACAGAGGGAGGAGTTTGAAAACTCCCTTAAAGAACAGAAAAAAATCTACGAACAGGTAAACAATATTACGCTACTCTCAAAGATTGATAAAAATGTATCCCAAGCTATAGATAATATAAAAAATCTTCAGGACTACCAAAATGGCGGGCTTACAAAGTTTAACAACGCTACAGATGAATTATTAAAAGTTGTAGAAGATATAATGAAATCCAGTGATAAATTTGTACTAAATACACTCAATACAAGTACAGGAGGGTTTGCAGAAAGAGATATATCAAAATTAAAATTCTATGTAAGCAAAATGAAAAGGGAGTTATACGCCTTAGAAATAGGATATCAAACTTCTGTAAATATAATAGATGATCAATACGCAATTATCGATAGTAAGATTAAATCCTTTGAAAGGTTAGGGAATACCCTATCTATTATTCTCTATGTTACTATTTTAGCCTTCTCCTTTTTTATAGCTTCCCTTATAGCGGGTAAAATATCAAAATCTATTGGTAGTATAAATAAAAGCCTCTCTATAATGGCTTCTGGTGACCTACAAAATGAGATATATGTTAAATCCAAGGATGAACTATCAACACTAAGTAAAGAGATGAATACCTTTCAAGATGGTTTAAATGACTCTATAAATAAGATAAAGGATTATTCCCATAAAAATGAGATTATACAGGATGAGCTAATTAATACAGTTACAGAGACTTCATCCTCATCCGAGGAGATCTCTGCTAATATAAACTCTGTAGAGAAACAAATTATCACACTAAATAACAATATATTTCAATCTAGTAACAAGGTTAACCAGATATCTGAGTTTACAAACAACTTAAATAGTCATATTTCAGACCAGATGGCTATGGTAGAAGAGTCTACAGCCTCTATAACCCAGATGATTGCATCTATTTCCAGTGTTTCAAATTTAACAGATAAAAACCAGGATATTATGCAAAGACTCCAGGAGACAGCTAAAGAGGGAGACTCACAGATAAATGAGACTACGGATATTATTGAAGAGATAAACTCATCTGTACAAAATATTGGTGCAATGGCTGAGGTAATTCAGAATATCTCAGATCAGACCAATCTATTGGCTATGAATGCTGCTATAGAGGCCGCCCATGCCGGGGACGCAGGTAAAGGATTTGCAGTAGTTGCAGACGAGATTAGAAAGCTATCTGAAGCATCTACATTAAGTAGTAATGATATATCTAAAAACCTAAAGGATATAATTAAAAAATTCGAAAGAGCTTCAATTTCAGGTATAAATACCAGGGAAGCATTTGGAAACATTTATGGAAACATTAAGGATGCCAGTAACTCTCTACTAGAGATATCCTCTAGTACCTCCGAGCTAAATATTGGAGGGAAGCAGATACTTGAAGCGATGGATAATCTAAGCGATATTTCCAGCGAAGTACATAATCAGTCAGTATCTGTGAAGGCTAGTGCAACGGCTGTAAGAGAGAGTATGGTTGAGGTCTCAAATATATCCAATACAGTTACAGATGCAATGGCAGAGGTTAATATTGGCTTCCAAGAGATACAAAACTCAATAGCAGGATTAGAAAAAATTTCAAATGATGTTGGTTATGTTAGTAGAGACCTTAACAAAGAGGTGGAAAACTTTAAAACAAAAAAATAG
- a CDS encoding peptidylprolyl isomerase encodes MIKVNNQELSKNEFQGACYNYMSHTRKNELTAEDKLIVANQLVDTFLLLTEGKKGDFLPTDEEVEDNFKKLISQFPSEEQFENTLKEMGDTKATVKERLRDDIILKSYIEGEFYSQISVSDEDVKNFYTENEDKFVSQDQVKASHILVKEEADINDISNKLKSGESFEEMAKEHSECPSGQNGGDLGFFGKGKMVPEFETAAFSMKLDEVSEPFKTDFGFHILKVTGKNDGGKQSFEDVSAGIRRHLEQVQAQAKISKKITELRAGAKIEIESDSL; translated from the coding sequence ATGATCAAAGTAAATAACCAGGAACTCAGTAAAAACGAATTTCAAGGTGCATGTTATAATTATATGTCTCACACTAGAAAAAATGAGTTAACTGCAGAAGATAAGTTAATTGTTGCTAATCAACTTGTAGATACATTTCTACTTTTAACAGAAGGTAAAAAAGGGGATTTTTTACCAACAGATGAAGAAGTTGAAGATAACTTTAAAAAGTTAATATCCCAATTCCCATCAGAAGAGCAGTTTGAAAATACACTTAAAGAGATGGGTGATACAAAGGCCACAGTTAAAGAGAGACTTAGAGATGATATTATTTTAAAATCTTACATCGAAGGTGAATTTTATAGTCAAATAAGTGTTTCAGATGAAGATGTTAAAAACTTTTATACAGAAAATGAGGATAAATTTGTTTCACAAGATCAGGTTAAAGCTTCCCATATTCTTGTAAAAGAAGAGGCTGATATTAATGATATTAGCAATAAGCTTAAATCTGGGGAGTCTTTTGAAGAGATGGCAAAAGAGCACTCAGAGTGCCCTAGTGGTCAAAATGGTGGTGACTTAGGTTTCTTTGGTAAAGGTAAGATGGTTCCTGAATTTGAAACAGCTGCTTTTAGTATGAAGTTAGATGAGGTTTCTGAACCTTTTAAAACTGACTTTGGTTTTCATATATTAAAAGTTACTGGTAAAAATGATGGGGGAAAACAGTCCTTTGAGGATGTATCTGCTGGAATAAGAAGACATTTAGAGCAAGTTCAAGCTCAGGCTAAGATCTCAAAAAAGATCACTGAGTTAAGAGCAGGTGCTAAAATCGAAATAGAGAGTGACTCTTTATAA